From a region of the Synechococcus sp. PCC 7502 genome:
- a CDS encoding NADP-dependent oxidoreductase: MKQALYAEAPKPEPKENEVLIRVHGVGVNPADWKIRQGYLASKFPFPMPLILGYDLAGVIESLGDRVHNFNLGDAVMAMLPLHQLGAYAEYVVADAALVAPKPSNLDFFTAAAVPSIALTAWQALFDLAGLESGQKILIHGASGSVGRFAVQFAKWKGAIVFGTASTQNLTAIQQLGVDLAIDYISDHFEDKVIDVDVVLDTIGGGTRARSWQVLKSGGILISTEGAGEPVVSPSPNIRGIPVFVELKDNAQLRQIGDLIENGQIQAPSVETFALSDAALAHTAIQQQHRRGKLVLRAFDG, translated from the coding sequence ATGAAACAGGCTCTATATGCGGAAGCACCAAAACCTGAACCAAAAGAGAATGAAGTATTGATTCGCGTTCACGGTGTAGGGGTTAATCCCGCAGACTGGAAAATCCGACAGGGCTACCTTGCTAGTAAGTTTCCTTTTCCCATGCCTTTGATTTTAGGCTATGACCTCGCAGGCGTAATCGAATCTTTGGGCGATCGCGTTCATAATTTCAATCTAGGCGATGCCGTAATGGCAATGCTACCCTTACACCAATTAGGAGCATATGCCGAATATGTGGTGGCTGATGCTGCTTTGGTTGCGCCTAAACCCTCTAATCTTGACTTTTTCACTGCAGCAGCTGTTCCCAGTATTGCACTCACCGCTTGGCAGGCATTGTTTGATTTAGCAGGGTTAGAATCAGGACAAAAGATTTTGATTCATGGTGCTTCAGGTAGTGTCGGTCGGTTTGCCGTCCAGTTTGCCAAATGGAAAGGAGCAATCGTATTCGGAACTGCTTCTACCCAGAATCTCACAGCTATCCAACAGTTGGGAGTAGATTTGGCAATTGATTACATAAGCGATCACTTTGAAGATAAGGTGATAGATGTGGATGTGGTGCTAGATACCATTGGTGGCGGAACCAGAGCGCGATCGTGGCAAGTATTGAAGTCGGGCGGAATTTTAATTTCCACTGAAGGCGCAGGTGAGCCAGTAGTTTCTCCATCCCCAAATATCCGTGGTATTCCAGTTTTTGTGGAACTAAAAGATAACGCCCAACTGCGCCAAATTGGTGATCTAATTGAGAACGGGCAGATTCAAGCTCCATCGGTGGAGACTTTTGCTCTATCCGATGCTGCCCTCGCACACACTGCCATCCAACAGCAGCATCGGCGCGGCAAGTTAGTTTTGAGAGCTTTTGACGGATAG
- a CDS encoding transposase yields the protein MLNPYSSSLTDKEWEIIEPLLPKKKQTRPPTWTKRQILDGILYQLKNGCNWRDMPRDLPPFSTVYRYYKEWKDTGTFTAIMETLHSTAREQSKKIKMDNFNHH from the coding sequence ATGCTAAATCCATACTCAAGTAGCCTAACAGATAAAGAATGGGAAATTATAGAACCATTGCTCCCAAAGAAAAAGCAAACTAGACCGCCAACTTGGACAAAAAGACAAATTTTAGACGGCATACTCTACCAACTCAAAAACGGTTGTAATTGGCGAGATATGCCCCGAGACTTACCACCATTCTCTACAGTCTATCGATACTACAAGGAGTGGAAAGATACAGGTACATTTACTGCGATTATGGAAACCTTGCATTCAACAGCCCGTGAACAGTCAAAAAAAATCAAAATGGACAACTTTAATCATCATTGA
- a CDS encoding transposase, with the protein MLNPYSSSLTDKEWEIIEPLLPKKKQTRPPTWTKRQILDGILYQLKNGCNWRDMPRDLPPFSTVYRYYKEWKDTGTFTAIMEALHSTAREQSKKIKMDNFNHH; encoded by the coding sequence ATGCTAAATCCATACTCAAGTAGCCTAACAGATAAAGAATGGGAAATTATAGAACCATTGCTCCCAAAGAAAAAGCAAACTAGACCGCCAACATGGACAAAAAGACAAATTTTAGACGGCATACTCTACCAACTCAAAAACGGTTGTAATTGGCGAGATATGCCCCGAGACTTACCACCATTCTCTACAGTGTATCGATACTACAAGGAGTGGAAAGATACAGGTACATTTACTGCGATTATGGAAGCTTTGCATTCAACAGCCCGTGAACAGTCAAAAAAAATCAAAATGGACAACTTTAATCATCATTGA
- a CDS encoding sensor histidine kinase: MLCVEDIAKLESFQHLPQERLHWVCDRAQRVELAAGEILVREGAIARGVFVLIAGQVGITRHSDGLDIPIGQHNAPAFFGEVPILTDEPMLVTIYALSDCLTYEIAGNDFRTLLHECRDFERAVFQVMAQRLRGVESFVRGREKMAALGTLAAGLAHELNNPAAAVVHALRDVIPAMMELQRMNLIYGQRNIDVAHTRQWEQARNQGYETILHDRPNLATLSDREEQLLEWLESYGVANAWNLAEPLAIGGVRVETLDMLTARWRDDPTELRDMGVRWLALSFDVMAMIKSGLRGAERIATLVQSMKSYSHLDQGVRQLVDVHQGIEDTLQIFAHRLKFGIEVHRCYDRDLPQINAYGSELNQVWTNLIDNAIYAMDGKGTLKIVTTRTGNSVCVAIIDSGTGIPSEIQSRIFEPFFTTKPVGKGTGLGLDNVRRIVENRHHGTIAVESQPGETCFSIRLPLTNLKPAEL, translated from the coding sequence ATGCTGTGCGTCGAAGACATCGCCAAGCTTGAATCGTTTCAACACCTACCTCAAGAACGACTGCATTGGGTTTGTGATCGCGCTCAAAGAGTCGAACTTGCTGCTGGTGAGATATTAGTGCGGGAAGGTGCGATCGCAAGAGGAGTCTTTGTTTTGATTGCGGGTCAAGTGGGCATTACCCGGCACAGCGACGGTCTTGACATCCCAATTGGACAACATAATGCACCGGCATTCTTTGGGGAAGTACCGATCCTGACTGATGAACCCATGCTCGTGACCATATATGCCCTCTCAGACTGTTTGACTTACGAAATTGCGGGCAATGATTTTCGTACCCTGCTTCACGAGTGCCGAGATTTTGAGCGGGCAGTGTTCCAAGTCATGGCACAGCGGCTGCGTGGAGTTGAATCGTTTGTCCGCGGTCGCGAGAAAATGGCAGCCTTGGGAACCCTGGCAGCCGGATTAGCCCACGAGCTTAATAATCCAGCCGCTGCCGTCGTCCATGCCTTGAGAGATGTGATTCCAGCTATGATGGAGCTTCAGCGGATGAATCTGATCTACGGACAGCGCAATATTGATGTAGCCCATACTCGTCAGTGGGAGCAAGCCCGCAATCAGGGATATGAGACCATTTTGCACGATCGCCCGAACTTGGCGACGTTGAGCGATCGCGAGGAGCAGTTGTTAGAGTGGCTGGAATCTTACGGAGTTGCCAATGCCTGGAATCTGGCAGAACCCCTGGCGATCGGCGGTGTAAGAGTAGAAACGTTAGATATGCTTACTGCACGCTGGCGGGATGACCCCACGGAACTAAGAGACATGGGCGTGCGGTGGCTGGCGCTGTCGTTTGATGTAATGGCGATGATCAAAAGCGGATTGCGAGGAGCGGAACGGATCGCAACTTTAGTGCAATCAATGAAATCTTACTCCCACCTCGATCAAGGAGTGCGACAATTAGTAGATGTACATCAGGGCATTGAGGACACGCTCCAAATTTTTGCCCATCGGCTTAAGTTTGGCATTGAAGTACACCGCTGTTATGACCGCGACTTGCCTCAAATCAACGCCTACGGCAGCGAGCTGAATCAAGTGTGGACGAATTTAATTGATAACGCGATCTATGCCATGGATGGTAAAGGTACTCTCAAAATCGTCACGACAAGGACTGGGAACTCTGTTTGTGTCGCCATCATTGATTCTGGCACAGGCATTCCATCGGAAATTCAATCGCGCATCTTTGAGCCTTTCTTTACCACCAAGCCGGTGGGCAAAGGCACGGGGCTGGGGCTGGATAATGTCCGCCGGATTGTGGAAAATCGTCACCATGGTACGATCGCCGTAGAGTCACAGCCCGGTGAAACGTGCTTCTCGATTCGCTTACCCTTAACAAACTTGAAGCCAGCAGAGTTATAA
- a CDS encoding MDR family MFS transporter — protein MTTLNLNHQAPIKPAPELSIKDWIGVLSTLLGAFMAVLDIQITNASLNDITGALGATIDEGSWISTGYLVSEIVVIPLTGWLAQVFSVRRYLLVNAILFLLFSIACAWATSLPMMILFRAGQGFTGGVLIPMAFTVILTTLPPPKQPIGLALFAITATFAPSIGPTIGGWLTDNYSWQYIFYLNVIPGLVLIAGVWYAIPTKPLQLELFKQGDWWGIATMAIGLASLEFFLEEGNRKDWLGSEEIQQAALLAALTLPLFVWIQFTRKQPLLNLRLLGQRNFGLSILVNLATGLGLYGSVFILPLFLAQIQGYNAMTIGETIMWAGIPQLFLIPFVPRLMQRFDLRLLIFIGLILFGISCFMNSTLTHETGLDQLRWSQIVRALGQPLVVTPLSSVATAGIVPKQIGSASALFNVSRNLGGSIGIAILGTLLSARERFHSNRLVDAVSLDNLITRDRLNQLTQFFNIHSSDPVVVQNQAYTMLDRLVRREANVMSYNDCFFFMGCALIAAALLAICFKEVKPSAGAVGH, from the coding sequence GTGACCACACTAAATTTAAATCATCAAGCTCCCATAAAGCCGGCACCGGAGCTAAGCATCAAAGACTGGATTGGGGTATTGTCAACCCTTTTAGGGGCGTTCATGGCAGTACTGGATATCCAGATTACAAACGCTTCCTTGAATGACATTACTGGAGCCTTGGGTGCTACCATCGATGAAGGCTCTTGGATTTCTACGGGCTATCTGGTGTCCGAGATTGTTGTCATCCCTCTGACTGGCTGGCTGGCTCAGGTATTTTCCGTGCGGCGATACTTGCTGGTTAATGCCATTCTGTTTCTGTTGTTTTCCATCGCTTGCGCTTGGGCTACTAGCTTGCCGATGATGATTCTGTTCCGGGCTGGACAGGGATTTACAGGAGGGGTGCTGATCCCGATGGCTTTTACGGTGATTTTGACCACTTTGCCACCACCAAAACAGCCGATTGGGTTAGCCTTGTTTGCCATTACTGCCACCTTTGCCCCTTCAATCGGACCGACCATCGGAGGCTGGCTCACGGATAACTATAGCTGGCAGTATATTTTTTACCTAAACGTGATTCCTGGATTGGTTTTGATTGCTGGTGTTTGGTATGCAATCCCGACCAAGCCTTTGCAGCTAGAGTTATTTAAGCAGGGCGATTGGTGGGGTATTGCTACGATGGCGATCGGTCTAGCTTCCCTAGAGTTTTTTTTAGAAGAGGGCAATCGCAAAGATTGGCTTGGTTCTGAAGAGATCCAACAAGCTGCACTCCTAGCAGCGCTGACGCTGCCCCTCTTTGTGTGGATTCAGTTTACCCGCAAACAACCCTTGCTTAACCTGCGCTTGCTGGGGCAACGGAATTTTGGCTTATCGATCTTAGTAAATCTAGCCACGGGACTGGGACTTTACGGTTCTGTGTTTATTCTTCCTCTTTTTTTGGCACAAATCCAAGGTTACAACGCAATGACCATTGGTGAAACCATTATGTGGGCAGGAATTCCCCAGTTATTTCTTATTCCCTTTGTTCCTCGATTGATGCAGAGATTTGACCTCCGCTTACTAATTTTTATAGGACTGATTTTGTTTGGGATCAGTTGTTTTATGAATTCCACCTTGACCCACGAGACAGGACTAGATCAATTGCGCTGGTCCCAAATCGTAAGAGCCCTTGGGCAACCGTTAGTCGTTACTCCCCTTTCCAGTGTGGCTACTGCTGGCATAGTACCGAAGCAAATTGGCTCTGCCTCAGCTCTCTTCAACGTTTCTCGGAATTTGGGGGGGTCGATAGGCATTGCGATCTTAGGTACTTTATTATCGGCACGGGAGCGTTTTCACTCTAACCGATTAGTAGATGCGGTTTCTTTGGATAATCTGATTACCCGCGATCGATTGAACCAACTTACCCAATTCTTTAACATCCATAGCAGCGATCCTGTTGTGGTTCAGAACCAAGCCTATACAATGCTCGATCGTCTTGTACGCCGAGAAGCCAATGTGATGAGCTATAACGACTGCTTCTTCTTTATGGGCTGCGCATTGATTGCTGCGGCTTTATTAGCAATCTGTTTTAAGGAGGTGAAACCCTCAGCAGGAGCTGTTGGGCATTAA
- a CDS encoding transposase, whose amino-acid sequence MNSQKKSKWTTLIIIDSQAVKNTCNASIESKGFCSYKATNGIKRHLAVDTLGFPFFTYLTRANVSDDQGLIEMLTINIDYFKSKPDDITLTTILLDSGYHIEKLIQELEKIYPEIMTKIRFEISPKVSKQQKAEKGLSGFVVVPTRWVIERSNAWVERCKILVKNFERTLVNATAKLNLCFIRLMLKRIATHEI is encoded by the coding sequence GTGAACAGTCAAAAAAAATCAAAATGGACAACTTTAATCATCATTGACTCACAAGCAGTGAAAAATACTTGTAATGCAAGTATAGAATCCAAGGGCTTCTGCTCCTACAAAGCAACTAACGGGATCAAAAGACATTTAGCCGTTGATACTCTGGGATTTCCTTTCTTTACCTATTTAACAAGAGCAAATGTATCAGATGACCAAGGACTGATTGAGATGTTAACGATTAACATTGATTACTTCAAATCGAAACCAGATGACATTACGCTAACTACGATATTGCTGGATAGTGGTTATCATATCGAGAAACTGATCCAAGAACTAGAGAAGATATATCCTGAGATTATGACTAAGATTAGGTTTGAAATTTCTCCTAAGGTATCAAAGCAACAGAAGGCAGAAAAAGGTCTGTCTGGGTTTGTAGTTGTGCCGACAAGGTGGGTAATTGAAAGGTCAAATGCTTGGGTTGAAAGATGCAAAATCTTAGTTAAGAACTTTGAGAGAACTCTCGTTAATGCTACAGCTAAACTCAATCTTTGCTTTATTCGTTTGATGCTAAAAAGAATTGCTACTCATGAGATATGA
- a CDS encoding pirin family protein, whose translation MHGQVERWVTQSTQAETMSDRPEFRAYSLGRHNLGAGVDPFLQLDHFYMRAPIFAPHPHAGFSAVTYLFEDSVGSFQNRDSLGDCTLIHPGDLHWTQAGRGIIHEEVPIMPNVLCHGVQIFVNLAAKYKWSQPVALHLNSDRVPESMIPDVGKVRVVVGSAFGLKSPIQPLTSVTLLDVTLSSHGEISHSLPSTHNAFVHVIEGSGEFGAKRSRLKSLDAALLNSGGEIVTVQAAAAGLHYILGAGEPINEPIFTHGPFVMTNDADIQKAIIAYESGRMGRL comes from the coding sequence ATGCATGGACAAGTGGAGCGTTGGGTAACTCAAAGCACTCAAGCTGAGACAATGAGCGATCGCCCAGAGTTTCGAGCTTACAGTCTAGGGCGGCACAATTTAGGGGCAGGGGTCGATCCTTTTTTGCAGCTAGATCATTTCTATATGCGGGCACCCATCTTTGCCCCTCATCCCCATGCTGGTTTTTCGGCAGTAACTTATCTATTTGAGGATTCGGTGGGATCATTTCAAAATCGTGATAGTTTGGGCGATTGTACCTTAATCCATCCGGGCGATTTGCATTGGACTCAGGCTGGCAGGGGCATCATCCATGAAGAAGTTCCTATTATGCCAAACGTACTCTGTCATGGTGTCCAAATTTTCGTTAACTTAGCAGCAAAATATAAATGGAGTCAGCCCGTTGCCCTGCATTTAAACTCGGATCGCGTTCCAGAATCAATGATTCCAGATGTAGGTAAAGTACGGGTAGTCGTTGGTTCTGCCTTTGGATTAAAATCCCCGATCCAACCTTTAACTTCTGTGACCCTACTAGACGTAACTCTATCATCCCATGGAGAGATATCGCATAGCCTCCCCTCCACCCATAACGCCTTTGTACATGTGATCGAGGGCAGTGGTGAGTTTGGGGCAAAGCGATCGCGCCTAAAATCCTTAGATGCTGCTTTGCTAAATTCTGGGGGTGAAATTGTGACTGTACAGGCTGCTGCTGCTGGCTTACATTACATCCTAGGTGCAGGTGAACCTATAAACGAACCAATATTTACCCATGGTCCTTTTGTGATGACCAATGATGCAGATATTCAAAAGGCAATTATCGCTTATGAGAGTGGACGTATGGGCCGCTTATAA
- a CDS encoding transposase has protein sequence MNSQKKSKWTTLIIIDSQAVKNTCNASIESKGFCSYKATNGIKRHLAVDILGFPFFTYLTRANVSDDQGLIEMLTFNIDYFKSKPDDITLTTILLDSGYHIEKLTTDLQKVYPEIMTKIRFEISPKVSKQQKAEKGLSGFVVVPTRWVIERSNAWVERCKILVKNFERTLVNATAKLNLCFIRLMLKRIATHEI, from the coding sequence GTGAACAGTCAAAAAAAATCAAAATGGACAACTTTAATCATCATTGACTCACAAGCAGTGAAAAATACCTGTAATGCAAGTATAGAATCCAAGGGCTTCTGCTCCTACAAAGCAACTAACGGGATCAAAAGACATTTAGCCGTTGACATACTGGGATTTCCTTTTTTCACCTATTTAACAAGAGCAAATGTATCAGATGACCAAGGACTGATTGAGATGTTAACGTTTAACATTGATTACTTCAAATCGAAGCCAGATGACATTACGCTAACTACGATATTGCTGGATAGTGGTTATCATATCGAAAAATTGACGACTGATTTACAGAAGGTTTATCCTGAGATTATGACTAAGATTAGGTTTGAAATTTCTCCTAAGGTATCAAAGCAACAGAAGGCAGAAAAAGGTCTGTCTGGGTTTGTAGTTGTGCCGACAAGGTGGGTAATTGAAAGGTCAAATGCTTGGGTTGAAAGATGCAAAATCTTAGTTAAGAACTTTGAGAGAACTCTCGTTAATGCTACAGCTAAACTCAATCTTTGCTTTATTCGTTTGATGCTAAAAAGAATTGCTACTCATGAGATATGA
- a CDS encoding HlyD family secretion protein translates to MESFNTTNETEENLQQDGHHPQITSKLKEPTTPIETSFPRPKLPQASPRKLIVFSLLGFGATILAIFLLRWWHYAQTHQETDNAYVRGHINPVTARISGTVLEVLVDDNQSVAKGALLVKLDPNDYRVILQQSQSALEASRLQAEVAKTNIGVGTTNAQGQTTTSQGNIDAAAATVATSEAALAQAESGVRAVQAQLTEVETNLVKAQLDYQRYAQLFEAGATPKQQLDTAKASYEVLVAQRSMVREQIQQSKALVIQAQKNLSNAQAKLESSQGGLQQANATSQQIVVNQQQYQAALAAISQAQAQVKNAQLQLSYTTIAAPVAGKIGNKTVEIGQRVQPGQTLLSVVQEQPWIIANFTETQLGKMHPGEEVEIKIDAFPNHAFKGKVDGLAPASGADFALLPPDNATGNFTKIVQRIPIKIVFELESIRGYEARITPGMSVVVAVETP, encoded by the coding sequence ATGGAATCATTCAATACAACCAACGAGACAGAAGAAAATCTCCAGCAAGATGGACATCATCCTCAGATTACTTCTAAACTGAAGGAGCCTACTACTCCAATAGAAACCTCCTTCCCCAGGCCAAAATTACCCCAAGCTTCCCCCCGCAAGTTGATCGTTTTTAGCCTTTTGGGATTCGGTGCCACAATCTTAGCAATTTTTTTGCTTCGCTGGTGGCATTACGCCCAAACCCACCAAGAGACTGACAATGCCTATGTCAGGGGGCATATAAATCCAGTGACGGCTCGGATTTCTGGGACTGTGCTCGAAGTTCTAGTGGATGATAATCAGTCTGTTGCTAAAGGGGCGCTTTTGGTGAAACTTGATCCCAATGATTATCGGGTGATTTTGCAGCAGTCCCAGTCGGCTTTAGAGGCTTCGCGCCTGCAGGCAGAAGTGGCGAAAACTAATATTGGAGTTGGGACAACCAACGCTCAGGGACAAACCACTACATCTCAGGGAAATATTGATGCAGCAGCAGCAACTGTGGCGACAAGTGAGGCTGCCTTAGCACAAGCTGAATCTGGGGTGCGTGCGGTGCAAGCCCAGTTAACTGAGGTGGAAACTAATCTTGTTAAGGCGCAGTTGGATTATCAACGATATGCCCAGCTTTTTGAGGCGGGAGCAACACCAAAGCAACAGCTTGATACAGCTAAAGCTAGTTATGAGGTTTTGGTAGCTCAACGAAGTATGGTGAGGGAACAAATTCAGCAGTCCAAGGCATTGGTCATTCAAGCCCAAAAAAATCTTTCTAATGCTCAAGCAAAGCTGGAATCTTCTCAGGGAGGGTTACAGCAAGCAAATGCAACAAGTCAGCAGATTGTCGTTAACCAGCAGCAGTATCAAGCCGCTCTCGCAGCGATTTCCCAAGCCCAAGCCCAAGTAAAAAACGCTCAGTTGCAATTGAGTTATACCACCATAGCCGCACCGGTAGCTGGCAAAATTGGTAATAAAACTGTGGAAATTGGACAACGGGTGCAACCAGGTCAAACCCTCCTATCTGTGGTTCAGGAGCAACCATGGATCATTGCAAATTTCACGGAAACCCAATTGGGGAAGATGCATCCTGGAGAAGAAGTTGAGATTAAGATCGATGCCTTCCCAAACCATGCCTTTAAGGGTAAGGTTGATGGACTGGCTCCCGCTTCAGGAGCAGACTTTGCTCTACTACCCCCAGATAATGCTACAGGAAATTTCACTAAAATTGTCCAGCGTATTCCGATCAAAATTGTGTTTGAGCTAGAGAGTATTCGGGGGTATGAGGCTCGCATTACCCCTGGGATGTCGGTAGTTGTGGCAGTTGAAACGCCGTAA